One window from the genome of Malus domestica chromosome 01, GDT2T_hap1 encodes:
- the LOC139198097 gene encoding uncharacterized protein — translation MQQRRPASGRPTGTDGSDFSYRMVVDSRYQKVAKGKSRLYALILTQAVVQLIGVLYTFLSTSNGDGPDVIAISSVAIGSISLIIGELGRRRSRVSLLKVYMVASSVGILLSMACVAKGSLTLADLQISSFWETKKFDLVEATRTVIAFLVQIFAISTTTSLIGNMSPPKRAS, via the exons ATGCAGCAAAGAAGACCAGCATCAGGGAGGCCTACTGGAACGGACGGCTCAGATTTCAGCTATCGCATGGTTGTTGACTCTC GGTATCAGAAGGTAGCTAAAGGGAAATCTCGTCTCTACGCTCTTATTCTCACTCAG GCTGTCGTTCAATTGATAGGAGTCCTATACACTTTTCTATCTACATCAAATGGGGACGGTCCAGATGTGATTGCTATCTCATCTGTTGCTATCGGTTCTATTTCTTTGATAATCGGGGAGTTGG GTCGAAGGCGCAGCCGAGTGTCTTTGTTGAAAGTGTACATGGTTGCATCATCTGTTGGAATACTTCTCTCCATGGCTTGTGTTGCTAAGGGAAGTTTAACACTAGCG GATTTGCAAATTTCAAGTTTCTGGGAAACAAAGAAATTTGACCTTGTCGAGGCCACTCGCACTGTAATTG cattCCTGGTTCAAATATTTGCAATCAGCACAACGACTTCTCTCATCGGTAACATGTCTCCTCCAAAAAGAGCCTCGTAG
- the LOC103439410 gene encoding probable pectinesterase/pectinesterase inhibitor 59: protein MVMKVSLPLLSILIFFSLFFHTTVARSHHRHSSRIRTWCKKTPHPEPCNYCMSNSRHHFRPKHTSEFRKMLVQVALERALSAITYTSQYGQNCQNDKEKAVWTDCLKLFHNTVSQLNVTLEGLGTKLNCSNFDAQTWLSAALTNIETCRVGSLELNVTNFIMPIYTSNNNVSELISNSLAIGSQLLGTEESYTESEKFPNWVSKHDRRLLQAANIRANLVVAKDGSGNFLTVQAALDAAARRRVKSKFIIYVKKGVYTENIQVSNTNSKIMLVGAGIRYTVITSSRSVSGGYTTYNSATAGINGPGFIARGITFRNTAGQLKGQAVALMSASDLSVFYRCAFQGYQDTLMVHSQRQFYRECYIFGTIDFIFGNAAAVFQNCIIYVRKPLWGQVNVITAQGRNDPFQNTAISIHNSQVLAAADLKPVASSYKTYLGRPWMQYSRVVFMKCYLDSLINPAGWLQWQRSNFALSTLYYGEYKNFGPASSTRYRVKWPGFHAITSPNVASMFTAGSLIAGRSWLPATGVPFTTGL, encoded by the exons ATGGTCATGAAGGTAAGTCTACCACTTCTCTCAATACTCATATTCTTCTCCTTGTTCTTCCACACAACCGTAGCCAGAAGTCACCACCGCCACTCTAGCCGTATACGTACGTGGTGTAAAAAAACCCCTCACCCGGAGCCATGCAACTACTGCATGTCGAATAGCCGCCACCACTTCCGCCCGAAACACACCTCCGAGTTCCGAAAAATGCTGGTTCAAGTGGCCTTGGAGAGAGCTCTCAGTGCCATAACATACACTTCCCAGTACGGTCAAAACTGCCAAAACGATAAAGAAAAAGCTGTGTGGACCGATTGCTTGAAACTTTTCCATAACACCGTCAGCCAGCTCAACGTTACACTTGAAGGCTTAGGCACCAAACTCAATTGTTCCAATTTTGATGCGCAAACTTGGCTTAGCGCTGCCCTCACCAACATTGAAACGTGCCGAGTCGGGTCTTTGGAACTGAACGTTACGAACTTCATAATGCCGATTTATACGTCCAATAACAATGTGTCGGAGCTCATTAGCAACAGTTTGGCAATTGGTTCCCAACTTTTAGGCACGGAAGAAAGTTACACTGAGAGCGAAAAGTTTCCAAATTGGGTGTCGAAGCATGACCGGAGGTTATTGCAAGCTGCAAACATTAGGGCAAATCTTGTGGTGGCCAAAGATGGATCGGGGAATTTTCTGACCGTCCAAGCCGCCTTAGATGCAGCCGCGAGGAGAAGAGTTAAGAGCAAGTTTATAATCTATGTGAAGAAAGGTGTCTACACAGAGAACATTCAAGTTAGCAACACTAACAGTAAAATCATGTTGGTTGGTGCTGGCATTAGATATACAGTAATCACATCTAGCCGAAGTGTCAGTGGAGGTTACACAACCTATAATTCTGCAACTGCTG gtaTAAACGGTCCTGGATTTATTGCTCGTGGCATCACATTTAGAAACACCGCCGGACAGCTAAAGGGCCAAGCCGTGGCTCTCATGTCGGCATCCGACCTCTCGGTCTTCTACCGATGCGCCTTCCAGGGCTACCAAGACACCCTCATGGTCCACTCCCAGCGCCAGTTCTACAGAGAATGCTACATCTTTGGCACTATAGACTTCATTTTTGGGAATGCAGCTGCAGTTTTCCAAAATTGTATTATTTATGTAAGAAAACCATTGTGGGGCCAAGTGAACGTCATCACAGCCCAAGGTCGAAACGACCCGTTTCAAAACACAGCAATTTCGATCCACAATTCTCAGGTACTGGCAGCCGCTGACCTAAAGCCCGTGGCGAGTTCTTACAAAACATATTTGGGCCGGCCGTGGATGCAGTACTCTAGGGTTGTCTTTATGAAATGTTACCTCGACAGTTTGATAAATCCGGCGGGCTGGTTGCAGTGGCAAAGAAGTAATTTTGCCCTTAGTACTTTGTATTATGGGGAGTATAAGAACTTTGGACCTGCCTCTTCTACTAGGTATAGAGTGAAATGGCCTGGTTTTCATGCCATCACCAGTCCAAATGTGGCGTCTATGTTCACCGCCGGTAGCCTTATTGCCGGTCGGTCGTGGTTGCCGGCCACCGGTGTGCCATTCACGACGGGTCTATGA
- the LOC139196107 gene encoding endoglucanase 4-like: protein MSALHKMVGLVGAIMVAMVMTVVSSSSTHDYGDALTKSILFFEGQRSGKLPSSQRMTWRKDSALRDGFEIGVDLVGGYYDAGDNVKFNFPMAFSTTMLAWSVLEFGKDMSSDLPHALDTIRWATDYFLKATSIPGFIFVQVGDPYGDHNCWERPEEMETPRTPFAVSKQFPGSEVSAEIAAALAASSMVFRQIDRGYSARLLKRAKMVFDFADKYQGSYNDSLGPWVCPFYCDFSGYEDELIWGAAWLFKATKQINYWNYVLQNMPKLDSGNTNGVSWVGGSFAEFGWDSKHAGINVLVSKLSMSTISTESLPFISNADRFICTLLPESPTLSVSYSPGGLLFKPGGSNLQHATTLSFLLVVYARYLNQAKRAVHCGNVVASPARLVQLAKGQADYILGSNPLSMSYMVGYGEKFPQNIHHRGSSLPSLDQHPEPIDCKGGNDYLYSENPNPNLLIGAIVGGPDIKDAYVDSREDFVHSEPTTYINAPFVGVLAYFKSQSS from the exons atgtctgCGCTTCATAAGATGGTGGGCTTAGTGGGGGCGATTATGGTGGCGATGGTGATGACGgtggtttcttcttcttcaactcaTGACTATGGAGATGCTTTGACCAAGAGCATTTTGTTCTTTGAAGGTCAGCGGTCGGGCAAGTTACCTTCTTCTCAGAGAATGACTTGGAGGAAGGATTCCGCTCTTCGCGACGGCTTCGAGATTGGC GTAGACTTAGTAGGAGGTTACTACGATGCCGGCGACAACGTGAAGTTCAACTTTCCGATGGCATTCTCCACAACAATGCTGGCATGGAGCGTTTTAGAGTTCGGGAAGGACATGAGCTCGGACTTGCCGCATGCCCTCGACACGATTCGAtgggcaaccgactacttcctAAAAGCCACTAGCATTCCTGGCTTTATCTTTGTCCAAGTTGGCGATCCTTATGGTGATCACAACTGCTGGGAGAGGCCGGAGGAAATGGAAACCCCGAGGACCCCCTTTGCCGTGAGCAAACAGTTCCCGGGGTCCGAGGTTTCCGCTGAGATTGCGGCAGCTCTTGCAGCTTCTTCCATGGTGTTTAGGCAGATTGATAGAGGGTACTCCGCCAGGCTTCTCAAAAGGGCTAAAATG GTTTTTGATTTTGCAGATAAATATCAGGGCTCCTATAATGACAGTCTTGGACCGTGGGTCTGCCCGTTTTATTGCGATTTTAGTGGCTACGAG GACGAATTGATATGGGGAGCAGCATGGTTGTTTAAGGCAACTAAGCAAATCAACTACTGGAACTATGTGTTGCAAAACATGCCCAAGTTGGACAGCGGTAACACAAATGGTGTCTCATGGGTTGGTGGAAGCTTTGCAGAATTCGGATGGGATTCGAAGCATGCAGGCATCAACGTACTCGTTTCCAAG TTAAGCATGTCTACCATCAGTACGGAGTCTCTTCCTTTCATTTCAAATGCAGATAGGTTCATATGCACCTTGCTGCCTGAATCACCAACCCTATCTGTCTCATATTCTCCAG gtgGGCTTTTGTTTAAACCTGGAGGAAGCAATCTGCAGCATGCAACAACTCTGTCATTTCTTCTAGTTGTCTATGCTCGTTATTTGAATCAAGCCAAGAGAGCAGTCCATTGTGGCAATGTTGTTGCCAGTCCTGCTAGACTTGTACAACTTGCTAAAGGCCAG GCTGATTACATACTAGGAAGTAATCCATTGAGCATGTCATATATGGTGGGATATGGTGAAAAATTCCCTCAAAATATTCACCATCGCGGGTCGTCTTTACCGTCACTTGATCAGCACCCAGAACCGATCGACTGCAAAGGTGGAAACGATTACCTTTACAGCGAGAACCCTAATCCGAATTTGCTAATTGGAGCTATTGTTGGAGGACCAGATATCAAAGACGCATATGTTGATTCTCGAGAGGATTTTGTACACTCGGAGCCAACCACATACATCAATGCACCTTTTGTGGGGGTCTTGGCTTACTTCAAATCTCAATCATCCTAG
- the LOC139190998 gene encoding uncharacterized protein, producing MERYFKRKTQPEILEPSPKSPKNNESSSKQTCVDSMEINSETLQYDPGLRRPILSYHPNVRDQVRRAYLQNKPCQPKTHAFPYTNFGTKPRRFNPAWFTQFPNWLEYSTSQDAAYCLCCYLFKPDIGDQSGGDTFVGVGFKNWKCKKKLEIHVGGPNSSHNNAWRNCEALLNQKQHIETVISKQTDQDRIDYRTRLGASVGVSRILLQQGLPFRGHDESENSLNQGNFLEILRWLRHYNEGIKAVTLENAPENLKLTSPDIQKDISSAISYEIISAITSDINDSLFSILVDESRDKSSNEQMAIVLRFVDKGHVIERFVGIEHVADTKASSLKLAIDDFFSRHGLSISKLRGQGYDGASNMQGEFNGLKALILNENKSAFYVHCFAHQLQLALVAVAKKNSEIGDLFTMVSSVVNIVVASSKRRDILREKHAHVVLEALENNELSSGQGFGDHKRFIAGIAKEGSRYCECNELGQYMQRMRESGWESLFDEVSSFCDKNRIKIPSMDDIFTSGERPNRKAHPITNVHHYRVDLFTDVIDKQLTELNDRFTEKNTELLLCVACLSPSNSFFAFDKEKLMRLAQFYPSDFSEHDLELLKEQLENYICDMTSNSEFADLKGISDLAQKMVGTKKDHTYPLVYLLLTLALILPVATASVERVFSAMNIVKNTLRNRMGDLWMNDCLVAYIEKDIFNSIEDEAIMQRFQNMKTRRGQLF from the exons atggaaagatatttcaaaagaaaaacacaaccTGAGATATTAGAACCGTCTCCAAAGAGTCCAAAGAACAATGAAAGTAGTTCAAAACAAACTTGTGTGGATTCTATGGAAATTAACTCGGAAACTCTCCAGTATGATCCTGGATTGCGTAGACCGATTTTGAGTTATCATCCTAATGTTCGAGACCAAGTTCGAAGAGCCTATCTCCAAAATAAACCTTGTCAACCAAAAACCCATGCATTTCCCTACACAAATTTTGGGACAAAGCCTAGAAGGTTCAATCCTGCTTGGTTTACTCAATTTCCTAATTGGTTGGAGTATAGCACATCACAGGATGCTGCCTATTGTTTATGTTGTTATCTCTTCAAACCTGATATTGGAGATCAATCTGGTGGAGATACTTTTGTTGGAGTCGGATTCAAGaattggaagtgcaagaagaaaCTAGAAATTCATGTTGGAGGACCTAATAGTTCTCATAATAATGCTTGGAGAAACTGTGAAGCCTTATTAAACCAAAAACAACATATTGAAACAGTTATCTCAAAACAAACTGACCAAGATCGAATTGATTATCGAACTCGATTAGGTGCATCAGTTGGTGTTAGTAGAATTCTCTTACAACAAGGTCTTCCATTTCGTGGGCATGATGAATCTGAAAATTCACTCAACCAAGGAAACTTTCTTGAAATTCTACGATGGCTACGTCATTATAATGAGGGTATAAAGGCTGTCACGCTAGAAAATGCtcctgaaaatttgaaattgacaTCACCTGATATTCAAAAGGACATCTCAAGTGCTATTTCATATGAAATCATCAGTGCAATCACTAGTGATATTAATGATTCTTTATTTTCCATTCTTGTTGATGAATCACGAGACAAGTCTTCAAATGAGCAAATGGCCATTGTATTGCGCTTTGTGGATAAGGGTCATGTGATAGAGCGCTTTGTAGGTATTGAGCATGTTGCAGATACTAAAGCTTCCTCACTCAAGTTAGCCATTGATGATTTCTTTTCTAGACATGGATTGAGCATATCAAAATTGCGTGGGCAAGGCTATGATGGGGCAAGTAATATGCAAGGTGAGTTCAATGGCCTTAAAGCACTAATTTTAAATGAGAATAAGTCTGCCTTTTATGTTCATTGTTTTGCTCATCAACTTCAATTAGCTCTAGTAGCagtggcaaaaaaaaattctgaaattGGAGATCTCTTTACTATGGTTTCTTCTGTGGTGAATATTGTGGTGGCATCTTCTAAGCGTCGTGATATTCTTAGAGAGAAACATGCTCATGTAGTTTTGGAAGCACTAGAAAATAACGAGCTTTCAAGTGGACAAG GTTTTGGGGATCACAAACGATTTATCGCAGGCATTGCAAAAGAAggatcaagatattgtgaatgcAATGAACTTGGTCAATATATGCAAAGGATGCGAGAAAGTGGTTGGGAATCCTTATTTGATGAAGTTTCATCCTTTTGTGACAAGAATCGTATTAAAATTCCTAGCATGGATGATATTTTTACGAGTGGAGAGCGACCAAACCGAAAAGCTCATCCCATCACAAACGTGCACCATTATCGGGTTGATTTATTCACCGATGTCATAGATAAACAACTCACTGAGTTAAATGATCGATTTACTGAGAAGAATACTGAACTACTTCTTTGTGTGGCATGTTTAAGTCCAAGTAattctttctttgcctttgacaaagaaaaattgATGCGTCTTGCCCAATTTTATCCAAGTGATTTTTCAGAGCACGATCTTGAGTTACTCAAAGAACAGCTTGAGAATTATATTTGCGACATGACCTCTAATAGTGAGTTTGCAGATTTGAAAGGAATTAGTGATCTTGCACAAAAGATGGTTGGAACCAAGAAAGATCATACTTATCCGTTAGTGTACTTGCTTTTGACACTGGCACTCATCTTACCGGTTGCAACAGCAAGTGTAGAGCGAGTCTTTTCTGCTATGAATATTGTTAAGAACACCCTACGCAATCGAATGGGTGATTTGTGGATGAACGATTGTTTGGTTGCTTATATTGAAAAGGATATTTTTAATAGTATAGAGGACGAGGCTATCATGCAACgatttcaaaatatgaaaactcGTCGAGgacaattattttaa